In Solenopsis invicta isolate M01_SB unplaced genomic scaffold, UNIL_Sinv_3.0 scaffold_383, whole genome shotgun sequence, the sequence gtttatatttaatttgatcttCTATagctttcttatttattagagTTGGAACTTCTTCATGccacaaaataagaaaatcatcGACAGCCTGTTTCCTCTTataatcttgtttttttatacACTCAGATTGTAATGTATGTGcacatttttttagtaaagtAGTAAGTTGATTAGCAATTCCAGGTGTTTTAAACCACATTATAGATGCATCCCATTTAGCAACTATTCTAAGAGCCTTTAcagcaaaattgaaattttgaggTTGAAAAATCGATTCAAAATCGTCAATTTCTTTATTAAGTTGTTGAATGGCAATTTTAAAACGACCTAGCAGTCTTAAGTATTGTCTGATCATATCATATTGATGAGTACTTGTATATCTTTCACATAACTTATTgccaaataatattaataactcaTCATACTTAATACATCTCACAACTTCATCATCTCTTAAAAcaggaaatataatattacgaaGAACTTTATTAGCACAAGGATGAATATATCCTGTTAATCGTCTACCCATAACAGTAATTTCACGTACACCTTTTTTATGTGTTGTCTTACATTTGCTGTAGTGAAAACGTATAGTATGTTTTGAGTAAAATCCTTTACAATTTGTACAACAAATATAATCATCAGCAGTTCTTTTATATTTAGCTTGACGCTGTCTAGCTGTTATAAATACACCTGTGTTTAATTCAGAATGTGTGTTATGTAATAAGTTGCCACGATTACGAATAGTTTCAATAATCTTTGCCCGTTCACGTGTtccttttttaatatgtataaacttTAGGACATCAGCTTCCGTTTTATGTATCATTTCGAGATGTCGAGCAAATTTTGTctgtaattttttgcaatacggacaaaaatacttttttactgTTCTCTTtgacaaagaattttttgaacaaGGAACTATTACATTGCGAATGTCAAGAGATGTTACATCGCAAAGTGAAGTTTCCAGTGATGAATTTTTTTGGCTTGAATGAGATTGTGAAGTTTCATTAGTATTACtactaatattattagtattactAGTAGTATTATTGATGCTATTTGTATCGGTATTACTTTGACTTGAAAAATAATCTGGATCTTTCGTTAtctcgtaattattttcatttataatagtGTCAGACTTATGATTTCtgttataatcaaaattattgctaTTATCACACTCATTTCCAATTGATTCTGTCATCCAATCATCACCAACAGCATTTAAAATATCTGTTGCACCACTAGGTACTGAGCTTTCAGATGTATTACTTTGAACCATATTAGCTTTCGTTACGTCTTCttctagtattatattttctgaAGGTTCATCAAAAGtcttataatttgtattaacatTTGGTGTGTTTGATAATTGAACAtcagaattatataatattttattaattggtgTGCAGCAAGAAATTTGTTGTGTTGCGTGACCATTGGCAGTTGTTGCATGATTGTTAGTATAAGGATCAATTGTATTGTATAATTgaacattattttgtaataatttttcattaactgGTGTAGAGACTAATTGCATTGCACAATCATTTCTTTTAGCGACAGAATGACAAGATATTTCTTCCTGTAcactttcaaataattcaagtttcattttcttttcttgaagttttttcaattcattttctgattctgaaaatattaaaaattagataatgacttttttaataaaatatgtatatagtttaaaaCAGCCATATCACACTCATATATGAGTGTATTTACATTTGTTAAagctactttattaaaatacaacaattaagttttcatgaaaatatgcgtttaataataaatagaaatgtaaaaatataacaaaaatcgTAACATTAACAACAATAATGCTAAAAATGATCTAAActtttagcatttttaattaacataaaattttatattattaaaatgtttgaaataggaaaatttatacataaacaaatataagattaaaatatgagttatttttaaagcaaatttttattacactaAACAACATAAATAAACAACAATCTTAAGTTGTATATTAAACCAATATACGACTAAACACAAAAGATTAGGGATGGGCGGTACAGCGGAGAGTATCGATACTTCCACTGTACCAATCCCTGCTAGATACGAAAGAAACACCATCAAATCAGGTGACTAATACAGTGGAATATCGATACTATTTGCTGTATCGTCAATCCCTGCAAGGTATAAGAAGTGACATTTTTTGTTCAAAACCAATCTTAGCGTTTAATAATGTTTGcatatcaattataaaatatattctttagtTCCATGAACTGTGTGccaatatgattttaaaatgcaattgtaaaataaagctataaatattataatacttaacATTAATTTGactatcaaatttaataatgatgctacTTCTTCGAAATATGTTTTTTACAGTTTCTTAAGATGGAGAGCatcttattaaatttgataatcaatttaatttaagatattatttttagcttcaGTTTACGATTGCGTTTTAAAATCCGACTATATCAATATGcagtttataaaactaaaaaatatatttaataattgacaaTAAATGAAAGTAGAATTAATTCCAgctttatgtaataattacattttgagATCGACGAATATGTGATGTGCAGTTTGTATAGgctaaagattataaaaattcacacaaaaatgATTTGGTACCAATATTCAGAACAAACGGGTATagattttttcatctttatgtttaataattgaaataaaaatattgagcaAGATTTGGCTTCAGCTAAAAAAGGCACTTCTTATTtcttttgtatttcaaataaagtAATGATACTTAATCTTATAATTAGCTATAAtgacattttctttctttatattaatatttttttaccacAAGTATCAATTAAACAGCCACTATATTTTGTCCCATTCTTGTACTTAATAAGACATTCTTTtccttgaattatttttattcgttttgataataaaatttcatattctcCATTATCAAATTTTACTAATGAATGCATTGTTTCTGAAACAAAATAATCTTCTATTGGTATTTAACCTCTTTTTTACGAcaaataatgtcaaaataattattcaatttaaggACCTCACCTGGGATTTTGATAAATTCAAGTTAAATCAATACGTCTTTTTTGTACAAAACGGAAAAAGTGCGGAACGTAAAATCTTGCAAGAAAACGTTGTTCTGTCTCACGAAATGAGATATTAAAGTTAACTACTCAAGTTTGGTTAGGAGACCTGTGGTATCCAGAATCCGAATCAAAATCTCTTTCTTCCCCACTCCAAGTACCACGTGCCGCGAGAAGTAGGGCCATACGCGGTAGCGTGGTGGGAGTAAGCGCGGCGAAACTCGagcgtctctctctaattctttgccctctctcTAACCGTtaagaccccaggtgtaccaaccttgtttaactccgtaaaattgttacaactgaatgtggttgtcttcgttgcacgcacatCGTTTTGTATTCTATCTGTCTCTTTTTATCATATACGTGAATGTTTATACGATTGCacttatcgtataattataataaaatgtatattggaTTCGACATAAAAAAACGTAGGGAAGAtatcgataattttgaaaagaaaatgttaagacCTATGTCCACGATGCTAAAACTCGGTCCGACTTCTCGGATCGAGAACTATGTAATCAATTAGCTTGTCGCTTTTTCGTAAAAGCTAAACATTGATTGGCTACATATTTTTAGATCCGAGACTCGGACCGACTTTTCTAGCATCGCGGACACAggcttttaaataaacttttttatcaaAGAGTATCGTAAtgttattatgatttataagaACTAATTTTACAATCTCCTCTTTGTGACCGATTCAATATCAACCGTGATTGATTATTTCTgatcaattttacttaacaactgcgatatgtaagataataataataaagggaaaaaaataatataataaaggataataataaatgatttttatttatatgaaagaaactctaatatatttttatgcaacagtcaaaataaattattaatatcttacataccctactgaaaaaaatcacatgACAAAATCACATGATAAAATCACGTAACGAATCATGTAATTAATGACATAAATCACATAATGAAATATTCCAAATCAGtacgtgatttttaaaaatgtgatttttgaaAGTTACGTAATATTAAGAAATcacacgattttttttaattaggaaaatttgcatttatacaTGAATAGTtcccaaattatataaattatgtataaagaaaaataatttgtatacataatGGAAAACATCCCGCAGAAAATCATAGGCCTTTGGCCCTCGGTAAAATAggctaaaattttaatatgttgtagtcaAGGCTCGATGGAATTTTGATAGGCAAAACGGTTTAAAATAACtgtgtgtaaaatataattgtgtGTGTATACGCGCGAGTAAATGGCTaagggaaaatagaaaaaaattgtcttctTGTTGCTCAATACTTTGAAATAGGTGGTTTTAGAGCCAAATAGTTTGTACCATTTTCCCAACTTACTTCCCTCCCATATACAAATACACGCATGCAAgcgaaaatatatatatgcacagaaaatattttcatgtgtAAGTACGAATcgcatatttttatctaaaatttcttcatatattATAAAGGTTGATTTGATTATGACTAAAATAATCATAAGATACAACGCTTTAGACGACTGTAACAAAAAAACTGGCCATTTTAAAGCGTTTTGTCTATTGAAATTTTGACTATCGAGTCTTGACtacaacataataaaattttagccaATTTCACCAAGTACCAAAAACCTATGATTTTCTGCGGAATCCTTTtgattgtatatataaattattttgctatatataaattgtataatttggggact encodes:
- the LOC113006217 gene encoding uncharacterized protein LOC113006217; amino-acid sequence: MKLELFESVQEEISCHSVAKRNDCAMQLVSTPVNEKLLQNNVQLYNTIDPYTNNHATTANGHATQQISCCTPINKILYNSDVQLSNTPNVNTNYKTFDEPSENIILEEDVTKANMVQSNTSESSVPSGATDILNAVGDDWMTESIGNECDNSNNFDYNRNHKSDTIINENNYEITKDPDYFSSQSNTDTNSINNTTSNTNNISSNTNETSQSHSSQKNSSLETSLCDVTSLDIRNVIVPCSKNSLSKRTVKKYFCPYCKKLQTKFARHLEMIHKTEADVLKFIHIKKGTRERAKIIETIRNRGNLLHNTHSELNTGVFITARQRQAKYKRTADDYICCTNCKGFYSKHTIRFHYSKCKTTHKKGVREITVMGRRLTGYIHPCANKVLRNIIFPVLRDDEVVRCIKYDELLILFGNKLCERYTSTHQYDMIRQYLRLLGRFKIAIQQLNKEIDDFESIFQPQNFNFAVKALRIVAKWDASIMWFKTPGIANQLTTLLKKCAHTLQSECIKKQDYKRKQAVDDFLILWHEEVPTLINKKAIEDQIKYKRQKKQIIPSKHDIKLLYDYLEKQCENALDILKKDFDLSSWKTLSGCTLIMVQIFNRKRAGEIERLTIEDYKNQETLDKNVNPDLYDKLSAESQKYAQKFVRITIRGKKGRTVPVLLHTIMLKAIDMVLKYRKHAGVKSRNEYVFSVPHTSKATKQYLRAYPLMKKFAHECGATNPASLTGTMLRKQIATYTAMLGIEDNQVDNLANFLEHAKDIHKSIYRIPVPVKEMTDVSRMLEAAMGCDLNKNNSEDENNSDTDMTHSSISEEIPRINRYTSDDATHDSSIDYANNFSDSENYTSEFHNKAKYISIESNNNDKQMNPTQRRRKTPPYGKTKRVRWNEKEKQAIFEHFGNILELPQLPSLQECQNAICKYGSLKQRQPQQIKAWIDNQRRFETRHKI